Proteins from a genomic interval of Candidatus Methylomirabilota bacterium:
- a CDS encoding tripartite tricarboxylate transporter permease, with translation MEVFGNLLYGFSIAITPLNLAMAILGVVLGTAIGAMPGLGSVNGVAILLPITFAVPPTAGIIFLSAIYYGAMYGGAISSITLNIPGASTAVATTFDGYPMAKKGRAAQALVGAAVSSFIGGTVSIILFTLFAPPLAEFALRFGPAETFTLM, from the coding sequence CACCCCCCTGAACCTGGCCATGGCGATCCTCGGCGTCGTCCTGGGTACCGCGATCGGCGCCATGCCGGGTCTCGGCTCCGTCAACGGCGTGGCGATCCTCCTCCCGATCACCTTTGCCGTCCCCCCGACCGCAGGGATTATCTTTCTGTCCGCCATCTATTACGGCGCCATGTATGGAGGCGCCATCAGCTCTATTACCCTGAACATCCCGGGCGCCTCCACCGCCGTCGCGACCACCTTTGACGGGTACCCCATGGCCAAGAAGGGACGCGCAGCCCAGGCGCTCGTGGGTGCCGCGGTCAGTTCCTTCATCGGTGGCACCGTCTCGATCATCCTCTTTACGCTCTTTGCACCGCCACTCGCCGAATTTGCCCTGAGATTCGGCCCAGCGGAGACTTTCACCCTCATGC